The Tamandua tetradactyla isolate mTamTet1 chromosome 6, mTamTet1.pri, whole genome shotgun sequence genome contains the following window.
CTAGCGATCGTCAAGAATCAGAACTCATGAGTTCAGATGTCAGAGGCCCCCCATCCTAGTTTCTCCCCATGAGCCTGAATTCTCTGACCTAATCATTTGTCATTGATTTGGGTCCTGCCAGAGTCAACCATCAACCTCACTGTTCCTCCTGTTGTGAAGCTGGAAAATGGCAGCTCAACCAATGTCAGCATCACCCTTCGGTGAGTTCCCAGGCCCAGTCTACTCACCCCAACTCAGTCACTTCATGAACTACTCAGGGCTGACACCCTGCCTCTGTCTGTTTATATTTCAAGTCTGATGCTGTTGCCTCTTAACTATAAGCCATGCCatagaaaaataaacactagCTCAAGGCTGCAGACGGAGGTCCCAAATTAGAACCTCCCCGTCCTCCAATCCTTACGATAGGAGGAAGAGGACAGGGACTTCTCACCAGAGCCATGTACCTTTTCCCCAGGCGAGAAGAGCCCATGAATGACCAGCGGTTGACGCCTGACTATAAAGTGGTCCTTTTCAAAGCTCTGCACATTTAGAGAGACTCCTAAAGATCAGGGGGCAAGGAGCTGAGCTCCCGGCCAGCATTTCTGAGGTTGCTTATAGAGCCAAAAGCAGAAGTGACTGCATCAGGTGGATCCCATTTGACCAGCTCTTATGCTCAGCCGTTGTCCAGAGAGTCTTTCTTGCTGATGTCTGCTGAATCAGGCTTAAAAGTCCCATCCTGGTCCAGAATGGCCGAGAGCCTACCTCTGCCCTCTGTATCCTTAGCTACTTTGTCCTACTCTTATCTCCCAATCATGAGGATTCCCTGAAATAAAGATTTAGAACCTTATCTTTTTCTCTGGACCCCCTCTTCTCTTTGCTCACTTCTCCCGGGACCACAGGAGGTTTGATCTCAAACTAATATTTGGTACCAAGGCACCATAACAAGCCTACCCTTCCATTCCCAGCTCCTGCCATCTTTGCACATCAGCACCTTGTAAATCTTACAAGCCATCCTTATACCACACCCTTCCCTCTCTAGTATCTGAATGGCTTTCCTCTGCCTTCCAATTAACTTTAGGCCTCTAAGCCCGGTTTTGAGGTCCGTCACAGGCTTCTCCCAGCTGGCATGTCTACCTTATCTATACCCTGCTCCCTTCTTATGTTCTTTCTGGAAGTCTCACCTTTGTTGGTCAAATCTTGACCTTCCTGCAAATCCCTGCTCAGATCTGAGCTCCTCGTGGAAGCCTTTCCCCTATATGACATCTTATacctgagagagagaaaacacttAAAGAGCAGGGACTCCAACCCTTTTCCCCTTGGAGTCAGGCACATAGCATTTCCTAACCATAATTGTTTGAGAAATGACAGCCTGGGGTGAAACCTAGAGGGTTGGTTTAGATCTTATAGTAACCAACTTCTTAGAAGTAATCCAACTCTTTGTCTCCCATAGGCATCCGTTAAATGCAACCTTGGTGATCACTTTTGAAATCACATTTCATTCAAAAAACATTACTATCCTTGAGCTCCCGGATGAAGTAAGTAATGAATATGACTGATTGACAGAGTAATGCTGAGTAATAAAACACACTTTGATTAAGAGCTGTGAAAATTAGCCATCTTTTCTTTATACCACAAGGCTTCGCCTGTTTCATCATTCTGGAAGTCTATGATTTTAGCCTTTTGGCCTCTTTGGGAATGTAAATTTTATGCTTTCCCCCATATAGGTAGAATTAGGAAGATAATGGTAAGAAATATGAGGCAAAAATGGTTCTGAGAATGCTGAAGAAATTCTTAAGATGGTTTTCTAAAACTTTGCTGTTTAAAGGGCATTCCAGGGGCCAGCAGCATAGGGTTTACATGAAAACCTGATTCAAAATCGGCATATCAACAGGAGCCCCAGGTGATTTGGATCATCCTtagagtttgagaagcactgctctgAGACACCACTGGTGGGGTATCATTTCCAAAACCTAGGGCCAGAGGCTGGTATCACAGAGACAACTAGTTATAACCTTTATGCATTTATCTGTTTCTCTGTACCCTGCTTCCACCTCACGAAGGACTTGAGCCAGTTTCATCAATTAGGGGAGGCACCAACCCAGAGGGTAAATAAGGGGTAAAACACAGAGATGAATCCAGGGATGAGATTGATACCCAGGAGGCATGTCCTGAGGGCCTGTGTAGTTAGAGAGACATGGAGATTGTCTGCACATCAACGTGGACCTCTCTAGCAGGCAATCAGTATTGCCACAGTCAGGACTGTCTGAGAATCTGCAGtcttaaaaaattaattactgGGAGAGGAGTCTCAGAGTATCCCCCTGAAGGGACCCTCCGTGAGAGGCCAGTCATAGCCTCTGGTGAACACACTACATCATCAGCAGGGCCATTTCTCTTAATTTCCCAtgctcctgccccagggcatgaagGCAGGGCAGAGGAGAAAAGCAATTGACTGTGACAGCAGGTTCTGGCACTCAGCTCTCTGAGGTCTAACTTGATCCACAGATCACATTTAGGCTCTTGGAGGAATAGATGCTAATCCTTAAGGGACAGATATCTAAGTGgaagtatcttttaaaatttggtgTAAGTCAAGCATAATACTGAGCAAAAGAACACTTCAGCAAAAGAGACTGTACAGTACAATTCCAGGtatataaaatgcaaacataGAACTCATCAATGACGTTAGGATAGCACTTACCTTTGGGGATTGGGTATGActggaaaggaggagaaaggggctTCTGGGGTTCTGGAAATGGTCCATTTCTTGATCTGGACACTGGTCATATTCAGTTTGTGAGCATTTCATCAAGCTGTGACATGTCTTTTCTGCATATAGGCTATAGTTCAACttaaaaacacatattttaaaatagtcagATCCATTTGTAGGATCACCTATGTGGCACTAGCCCCCATTTCCAGACTCAGGCCTCACTGTCTGCCTCATCCAGCTCTAACTGCTCCTTTCAACTACCTTTGCTTTTAGAAACCATGGTTAGAATTTGGGTGTTGGAAAGCCCAGGAGCCTGATGTAAGACACTTCACCAGGCACATCGCAGCTTCCTCGTTCATAGAAATTGGGTTACTCATGTCTACTGGACAGGATTGTGAGGATTCAGATACAACAGCAAGCATAAAATGTCTAGGATTTTACCTGTTACCAAGAAAGCCCTCATAAGAAGTACCGAGAGCTAAGATTTCATTCTGCCATGTATAGGTCAATAGCTCCCTGCCTGGTTCCAGAAGGGACTTGGTGGACACTTCTAAACAGGCAAAAAACGCTGCAAGGAGAATCTGTTACTAATATGAAAATAACTCGttgataggaaaataaaatagagccAGGAGCAATATACATCATGCAGAGGTGGCTTGTAAAACATGGACCATAAATTGGGTTCTAGGCTTTGTGGCAGCCACTTACACTATTTCAGCTGTTCTGGTAAAACCCCTGATTTCTGAAgctaagaccaaaaaaaaaaacaaaaacagtgtttCTAGGGTTCTCATAAAGAAACCACTGATAGTTAATGAACAGCATCCTCAGAAAAACTTTGAAGACAAGCTGCATGGGTCCCTTTACATAGGTGGAGGGTGGGACACAGAGCATTATAGTTTCAGGTGGCACAGTTTCGGTCAGTAGAGGCATCCTCCAAGCTCCTTACCACTCTGGGGGATTGGGAAAGCATATGTTGCAAACAGGCCTGTGAGTACTGTGGGTAAGAATGTCCTCCCTGCCCAGTCTCTGGTGAGTACAGTTCCTGTTTTGTCACTTGGCAGCTAGCACGGGGCAGACATCCTAATAATGATGGAAATAGAGGCAATATAGTAACCATAGTATAGCAGTGGTAGTAAGCACCTAAAagcttgctatgtgccaggtactgtactATAAACCTTATAGGCATATATGgttcattatccccattttacagttaagCAAACTGAGATCAGAGAGCTAGAATAACTTGCATGAAATCACATGGCTAGCCACAGGGGGAGAGCTGTCCTACCTTCTGTCAGAGATAAGGAGGACCATTGTTCTGCCCAGAAAGTCTACCACAGAGATGGGGGAAGCCAATTTGAATTGGTGGGTTGGACCAATGTCTCTCTCCTTGGTTAGCAAGTTCCTTGAAGATGGCGTGCATGTCTGATCTGTCCCCCCATTCCCTAGTGCGAAGCCTGGACCTGGGCACTCGATGGGGCTTTCCATGTGCAGCAGCCAATTGAATTGAGGCTTCTTAACAGGTTGTGGTACCTCCTGGAGTGACAGATGCCTCTTTCCAAGTGACGTCTCAAAATGTTGGACAAGTTACCATTTATCTGCATGGAAATCATTCCCAGCAGCCCGGGTAGGCTGGCCTTAGCCCAACGGGGCTTTCTGTAATGAGAAGGGAGGCAATGGGGGGCCCTGAGGTGGGGGCACTTCCCTCAGAAGCCCAGCCTCAGCTCATTCCTGTCCCCAAATTCCTTTCTAGCCCAAGAATACGCTTCTTGGTGATCCACAGCAGCATTGTGAGCATCATAAACCAAGTAATCGGCTGGATCTACTTCGTGGCCTGGTCCATCTCCTTCTATCCTCAGGTGATCAAGAACTGGAGGCGGAAGAGGTAAAGGGCTAAGCTTCATATGCACATTCATCTGGGGGTGGTAAAACTGAGGCATTCCAGTGTGGCTGCCGACAGCTCCTCTTCccactctctttcttctcttctctcgtCCAATCCTGACATGAAAGCTCTCTTCAAGAGCCTGGGGTAGGATGTCCAGAGCTGGGCATCTGGTTCATCACCCTGTGAAAGCAACCAAATGGAGCCTGGACTGGGTGGGTGAAGGTTTGCTCTGACTCTGCTCTGCTCTCAGCTCTTCTAGTCCGGAAAGAATTAGGTGTCAAACCATGCTATATCGCCAGAACTGTAGTGTTTAGCCTTAGAGATTAAAGAAGTTCCAGCCTTTCCTTTTAAAGACAAAGCAGCCCTGGGGCTGCAAAATGTCCTCTGGACCTCAAATAGGAGTGTGAGCTGGGGCTGCCTGGCAACTGGGATGGTTAGTAGCCCCGTTGTGCCAATTCTTAGGCATTTCTTCTCCATCAGATGCATCTCCCCAAAGGGAAGGGTTCTTCTTGTGACCTTGCACATAACCAGGGGGCAGAGTGCCACAGCAGCCCAAGGGAGTGTCAGGTGGACCTGTCAGGTGGCACCTGTGCCCTTGGGTCTCCTCCTCACTGTGCGGGGTATTTCCTGTGGTAGGCTCTGCCCTGGACCTGCTCTTTGGTGACACTCATTCCTATTTAATCATCTGCCTTGTGGCGTACAATCATCTTGGGAGGATTTGTTGCCTACAGTCAACCTTGAAAGCATGGTAACCCACAGGGCAATGCCCAGTCTGCCATCTACCAGGTGTGCAGGCATCCTCCCTCCAGCTGACCTCTCACAGGAACCAGAATACAGAGCCCCCCGGCCTGGTGTCTGTTCCTGAGACAGACACCTCACCCCCTACCACCTTGGTGGGCACTTTACCAACAGCCATTTCTATGCTCCctacaggaagagaaaggaggaagctgGGGACTTCCTTCAGGTGCTCACCTGGGCCAAGCAGCCAGTTTCCAGTCAACACCCTTCCTGCTGCTGGAGACAAATTGGCTTTTGCCCAAAGCACCAGTTTTTCTAAAAATCAGtgttgttttctgccttttaatgACGTGTTCTAATGGGAAGTGCTCATCATTCCTAAATGCCAACAGGGTGTCTGCATTTGGGTCCAAGGCTGAGATAAGGCCGTATGGAAGGTCAGCAATGAAGTGAAGGGCTTTGGCACTGACTGTCTAAAAACTACCCACAGAGAACTGGCAAATGGGCAGGGTGGCCAGCTGCCTCCTGGAGCTCCTGGAACCTGGGCTCGGCCTGCCCCTTGGTTTTGAGTTCTGTGCCCTCTCCACAGATTGACTAAGCTTTCATCCCCTACCATGTTCTGACCTCATTCAGCAACCCTAGGATATAGGAAATAATGTCTCATTTTATAGGGAGGAAGCAGTTAGAATGCTTAGAATGATTGGCTGTGGGTCCACATGAGCAAGTGGTCGGGCAGGAGTCCAAATATAGGTCCCCTCTCCAAAGTCACTGAGTGCCTTTccctgatgtggccccagcacaTCTGGGAAGAGAGTCTTTGTAAGTCTGAGCTCATCAAACTCACCTCCAAGCTTCCAGTAGCCTGAAGGGCACTGTGCTCAGTCCTACCCCAGGGCTTCTGTTCCTCTGGTGGGTCCTGTGCAGCAGTGGGAACCCCATCCTGGCTACTGCTTGGAGCAGGGAGGGCCACCTGCTAAGAGCCCGTTCCAAAAGAAGGACTTCCAAGCCCCAGCCCAATCCCTGCACTCTGTGGCTCAGGGATAAGGCCTTTGTGTCACCTCCTAAAGTCTTGGACAGCTGCCACACATCCCCAATCTTCTCTGGCCTACTATATCCACCCACTGAGCAAGTCATACTACCTACAGTTAGCAAGATGGGGGAGCTCAGACTTGCAGCAGATATTGGATCCAATCCCACCACCTGTGTGGCACATTCTGATTGAGGGCCTGCCTATACCTGTCAGAGACCCTTGGCTGCCATCTGCCATGGGATGGAGGAGATTTGGGGAAGGGGGTTGGGCTCAGAGCCTGTGCCACCTACTCTACACCTAGATCTCGCCTTGGAGTGCCATGTTTGGTGAGCCAGCAGCTTCTCAGCACCCTCCATCAGTATCTCCCAAATGCAAGTGTTCCTCTTCCAAGGCATTCTCTTCCTTGGCCAACCACACTGCCATCCATCCAGTTGAATGGGGTCATTGACACCATCCCTCCTCCTTCACCTCCACACCCCGTGCATCCCCAGACTGATTAGTTTTTCCTCCTAAATCTCCCTCAAATCCAATCAACTTTGTTTCCAGCTTCACCATTATCCGAATGCCAGCTGTGTCACAGATCACCCAGGTTTCTGCTCTGACATCCTTATGGAtccccacttccttcttgccCCATTGTTTCCCAGAATTCTCTCTGAAACCAGAGTggtcttttcaaaaatgaaatctaaTCACATTGCCTCCAGTGTCTTCCCGTTGTTCTTCACATGAAAACAGAATCTCAGAATCTAAcatggcttcctctctgcctTCCCAGCCTCATCGCCCACCAGCCACCCCTACCTTTGCTCCAACTGCCCGCATGCTGTTCCCTGTGTCCTGAATGCTCTTCCCCATGTGGTTGGCCAACCACACTGCCATCCATCCAGTTGAATGGGGTCATTGACACCATCCCTCCTCCTTCACCCCCACACACTGTACATCCCCAGACTAGGTACTTCCCACTCATCGTATGCTCACACTCAGGGTACTTCTTTAGGGAGGCTTTCTGAACTCCCTGATGAGACCAGACCCCTATCCCCTGGTCCTGGAGGACTCCACCTTTGAGTTTGTGACAATtacaatgttatttttatttgggaTTGCTGATTAATACTTATGTGCCACTACTTAGGAGGGCAGAAACTGTTGCTTTCTCATCAGCCCCAAGAGTCTAGCAATACCTAGAACGTAATGGACTCACAGTACTTGTTGAACGTGTGAATGAGCCTGCCTGCCAGAGGCATGGTCCACCATGATCAGGGGTTCCACAGTCTGTTGATAAGGGCAGAGAGTGGCCCTTCCAGCTACAAAGGCATTCCCCACCACCACTCCCCACAATTTGATCTGTGTCTCCATGTAGCAAGGACACAAGCTCTGCTGCAGCCCCCCTAGCCATGTGGGTCTCTGAGGGTGCTGCTGTGTGTGGAACCAGGGAAGGAGATGCTTCCTTTCTACACGAGGACTCCAGACCTCCTACTGGGAGTGAGGACTTGATGAAGCAGTGTAAATCTCCATAGaatggggggagggaaaggaggaggacaCTGGCTCTGAGAGGGCAGAGGTGAGTGGCATCAGTTGTGGCATCAGAGGGACCTAAGGACGGTGCTGTCCTTGCAGAAAGGCAAGCTCCCCTTCCCTGTGTGCTGGGAGCTCTGCCCCTCCTGttccccccatccccccaggGGCCCCAGCCTCACCTTCTGCCTACTGTGGTCTCTCCCCATAGTGTCATTGGCCTGAGCTTTGACTTCGTGGCCCTGAACCTGACAGGCTTTGTGGCCTACAGCGTGTTCAATGTCGGCCTCCTCTGGGTGCCCTCCATCAAGGTATGCTCTGCCCTCCCACCACAGTCACCCACGCTGTCCCGTGGCATGCTTGCTTCTCACCACCCTGCTTCTCCAAATAGGAGCAGTTTCTCCACCAGTACCCCAATGGGGTGATCCCCGTGGATAGCAATGACGTCTTCTTCAGCCTGCATGCGGTCATCCTCACCCTGATTGTCATTGTGCAGTGTTTCCTGTACGAGGTGAGAGCTTACCCCCTCCAAGGGCTGACAGGCTACCCCACCCACTCATGACCCACATTCCACCTTTCACCCATACCTTCTGTGTTACACGGAGAACTTCAGAAAGGAAACGTGCTGCTCATGCCTTCAACATCTATTTACTGGTGCCCAGATCATATGCCAGACCCCGTGATGGAGCACAGAGAACATCATGCAAGTCCAAGCCCTCGGGGCCCCCAGCCTGGGGTGAGGGACACAGAGAGAGGCAGTGACGACCCAGCAAGCCGAGAGCTGTGTGGGACAGGAAAGACCAAGCTGCTTGTGGCGGCAGAGCAGGGGCTCTAAACTCAGCTGGGGAAAAATGAGGCAAGGGCACCGGAGGAAATGGGGCCAGGGTACAGTCCATAGGATGAGTTCCTTTCTGTTGGAGATGGGGAAGTGGAGAGGGTAGGGCCCTCCCAGGGAGGGGGAACAGGGGCTTTTAAGAGGCATTGTAGGCAGCTGGTTTGATGAGGGTTCAGGATGCCAGTGGGGAACAGACTCAGAGAGGTGTGAGGAGTGTTGCCTGGGAGGCCAAAGAGTTTAGGCTTAGTCTTGCTGATGGAGAGGACAGGCAGGGGAGGGTTGGGGCTGGGGTTTCCAGGGGTCACTTATGTTCCCAGCTTTTCCTTCACTCCTCTGCTGCATCACCTCCCTCAGAGGGTTCCCTTACACACAACAGGTCAGCAGGGGCTGTTTGCCTCCCACCTCATGCACCTTCTAGGTTTCTTTACCCTTGGCTGAGAGGTCTCCTTCAGAATCAGCTCTGAGCAGGCacctatttctgcaaagtgagAGCAGAGAATAGAGGTTCTTGCCAGTCTAGGGGGAAACTGGAAAGTCCAAAATGGACTGGGCTGAAGACCCTGGAGAATGGAAAGGGTGGTAAGACTATAACCCCCATCCCAGCCATCAGCTTACTCTGTGACCCAGCTGGAGCCCCACTGGCTCTGGAATCTTCTCCCCTACCCCTGCATTTCCCCCAGCCATGGCTCCCCTCTCCTACACAGATAGTTTCAAGGTCAGAGCCCACTTCTACCATGCTCTCCCCTTCTAACCCAGCTCCGACTGGCAATCCCCTATCTGAGACCATGCAGTGGCTCTCTCACCCCAGGTTCCCCCCCCCAacctttacccctcactttcatccTCAGCGAGGCAACCAGCGTGTGTCCTGGCCTGCCATTGGGTTCCTGGTACTGCTGTGGCTCTTTGCTCTCATCACCATGATTGTGGCTGCAGTTGGAGTGACCACATGGCTGCagttcctcttctctttctcctacATCAAGCTCGCGGTCACGCTGGTCAAGTATTTTCCACAGGTACCTACAGGGTCTTCCTTCCCTTTCACATGTCTGGTAGCATGAGCAGGATGAGTTGCAGACCTTCGGCCCTGCTCCCAAGGGGCAGCTCCTGGCTGGGGTGAGGTGATGTGGTTAGAAACGTATGGTGGGAGCTAATGAACCCAGCAGGCGCGGCACTGGGCATAAAGCCTGTTGTCACTGCTGCTTCCTCATCCTTGGCACCTGGAGTCACACAAGGAAGTCAGCAGAGACGTCTCTGACCTCACACGCAGCTCTAAAAGTGGTCTTTTAGTCTCCCAGCTGCAATGAGAAATACCACATATTGAGtaggcttaacaacaggaatttactggttcacagttccagaggctagaaggcttgcctcCTTCCTGGATCGGTATTTTCGGGGATGAGGGACACAGAGAGAGGCAGGGATGACCCAGTAGGGCCAAGAGCTGTGTGGGACAGGAAAGATCAAGCAGCTTGTGGAAGCAGAGCAGAGGCCCTAAACTCAGCCAGGGAGGAGCGAGGAGAGGGCACAGGTGGAAATGGGGCCAAGGTGCAGTCCATAGGGTGAAGTTAGTcagcagtctttggggttccttggcttttccatcacatagtagtgcacatagcagcatctttctcttctgggttccttttgacttccagtttcttgtttctcccatggcttctctctgtggccttctctataaaggcctccagtaaggattaagacccatcctgattccgttgggccacaccttaactgatgatctcatccaaaggtcctgtttacaatggaatgggtttacacccacagaaatggagtaagataaagaacatgtttttctggggtcagTAGCTCCAAGCCATCACAAATGGTCATGCAGATCATTCCCCTTGTCCATGTTTCAGGTTTTCCTTAAGACTTCTGTTCTTCTACTGCCACTGTCCCTGTCACCACCCCTAAGACCCCTCACAGGTAGGAGCAGGGTAAGCAGGGGAGATGAGAGGAGGAAGCCCATACTGTAACCTTCACTCCACACTGAGATACCTTCCTTGGGAGTCCTCTCCAGGGGCCTCCTTGGGGACCGTTAGCCCCCAGGGACTCCAGTGTGCAAGTCCTCAGAGTTCTACTCAGATCCAGGGAATTAGAGCTAAGCACTTCTCCCTCAGCCTgcatctgataaaaaaaaaaaaacagtggccCAAGACAAGGTCAAGTTTGAAATAGCTGCTAACTGCAGACTTCAGCCTCTTCATCTAGACCCCATTTAACTGGCCCCATTTGTAGTAGAGAAGCCCCTTTTCTCCAGCCCTGTGAACTTTGGGTTTTGTGGGCTTAGAGGAAGGAGAGCATTTTGGCTGGGAGTTGGGGGTCAACCTCTTGGAGGGCCTGGAAACAGAAACCAGACCCTTAATGATGAGCAGAAAT
Protein-coding sequences here:
- the CTNS gene encoding cystinosin, whose product is MIRNWLIIFTLFPLKLVEKCESTINLTVPPVVKLENGSSTNVSITLRHPLNATLVITFEITFHSKNITILELPDEVVVPPGVTDASFQVTSQNVGQVTIYLHGNHSQQPGPRIRFLVIHSSIVSIINQVIGWIYFVAWSISFYPQVIKNWRRKSVIGLSFDFVALNLTGFVAYSVFNVGLLWVPSIKEQFLHQYPNGVIPVDSNDVFFSLHAVILTLIVIVQCFLYERGNQRVSWPAIGFLVLLWLFALITMIVAAVGVTTWLQFLFSFSYIKLAVTLVKYFPQAYMNFYYKSTEGWSIGNVLLDFIGGSFSLLQMFLLSYNNDQWTLIFGDPTKFGLGIFSIFFDIIFFIQHFCLYRKKPGLQAICTSSDSHPRED